A window of Candidatus Izemoplasma sp. contains these coding sequences:
- the rpsB gene encoding 30S ribosomal protein S2, whose protein sequence is MSVVTMKELLESGVHFGHQTRRWNPKMDQYIYTSRGGIHIVDLQQTVKMMEDAYQQVLEIGQNGGKILFVGTKKQAKDVVKQAAIRSGQFYVTKRWLGGTLTNFKTIRKSIRKLHNLNRQEKDGTFDRLPKKEVLEARREMERLESFLGGIKDMRTLPDAVIVVDIIQDKNAVLEAKKLGIPVFAIVDTNCDPDLVDFIIPGNDDAIRAIKLIVNKFADAMLNASGGAGEATQEKPKQQSKKPTPKKSTKPSPKKSTKPQPKKENKPEPKKEIKPAPKKESKPAPKPKAEAKTKAPKKEETPETNTLTESELEDMTVKELKALCKERGISGYSKLRKAELIETLK, encoded by the coding sequence TGGATCAATACATTTACACATCTCGTGGTGGAATCCATATCGTGGATTTACAACAAACGGTGAAAATGATGGAAGATGCCTATCAACAAGTTTTAGAGATAGGTCAAAATGGTGGAAAGATTTTATTTGTTGGTACAAAAAAACAAGCGAAAGATGTTGTTAAACAGGCAGCTATTCGTTCTGGTCAATTTTATGTAACGAAGCGTTGGTTAGGTGGAACGTTAACAAATTTTAAAACGATCCGTAAATCAATCCGTAAATTACATAACTTAAATCGTCAAGAGAAAGATGGTACGTTTGATCGTTTACCTAAGAAAGAGGTCTTAGAAGCACGTCGTGAAATGGAACGTTTAGAATCGTTCTTAGGCGGAATCAAAGACATGAGAACATTACCAGATGCAGTAATTGTTGTGGATATTATCCAAGATAAAAATGCTGTATTAGAAGCTAAAAAGTTAGGGATCCCAGTATTTGCTATCGTAGATACAAACTGTGATCCAGACTTAGTAGACTTTATTATCCCTGGTAATGATGATGCGATCCGTGCAATCAAACTTATCGTTAACAAATTTGCTGATGCAATGTTAAATGCTTCTGGTGGTGCTGGTGAAGCAACACAAGAGAAGCCAAAACAACAAAGCAAAAAACCAACCCCTAAAAAATCAACCAAACCATCGCCAAAAAAATCAACTAAACCTCAGCCGAAAAAAGAAAATAAGCCAGAGCCTAAGAAAGAAATTAAGCCAGCGCCGAAAAAGGAAAGCAAACCTGCTCCTAAACCTAAAGCTGAAGCGAAAACAAAAGCTCCTAAAAAAGAAGAAACTCCAGAAACTAATACATTAACTGAATCTGAATTAGAAGATATGACAGTTAAAGAGTTAAAAGCGTTATGTAAAGAACGTGGAATTTCTGGATACTCAAAATTACGCAAAGCTGAATTAATCGAAACATTAAAGTAA
- the tsf gene encoding translation elongation factor Ts — MAISAKLVKELRDKTGAGMMDCKKALTATDGNLDKAVDWLREKGIAKAAKKQTRIAAEGLCNVLVDGNEAVVYELNSETDFVAKNENFADLLEKVGQAILKSDANNLEEALKVDFDGETLEAALVSATAKIGEKISLRRVSRTTKTDEQVFGPYKHMGGKIVSLVVLNGDDEDVARDVAMHVAAINPKYLTQDDISDEVIAHEKEVLTNEALNEGKPAKIVEKMVAGRLNKYLKEICLVNQPFVKNPDLTVEQYVKQNDSEVVSFLRLEVGEGIEKRQDDFAEEVMSQVKK; from the coding sequence ATGGCTATTAGTGCAAAATTAGTAAAAGAATTAAGAGATAAAACTGGTGCAGGAATGATGGATTGTAAAAAAGCATTAACTGCAACAGATGGTAATTTAGATAAAGCTGTTGATTGGTTACGTGAAAAAGGAATCGCTAAAGCAGCGAAAAAACAAACACGTATCGCAGCCGAAGGATTATGTAACGTTTTAGTTGATGGAAATGAAGCTGTTGTTTATGAGTTAAATAGTGAGACAGACTTTGTTGCTAAAAATGAAAACTTTGCTGATTTATTAGAAAAAGTTGGTCAAGCTATCTTAAAAAGTGATGCAAATAACTTAGAAGAAGCATTAAAAGTTGACTTTGATGGTGAAACATTAGAGGCTGCCCTTGTTAGTGCAACTGCTAAAATTGGTGAAAAAATCTCATTACGTCGTGTGTCTAGAACAACAAAAACAGATGAGCAAGTATTCGGTCCTTATAAACATATGGGTGGAAAAATTGTCTCATTAGTTGTTTTAAATGGTGATGATGAAGATGTTGCTCGTGATGTTGCAATGCATGTTGCCGCTATCAATCCTAAGTATTTAACGCAAGATGATATCAGCGATGAAGTCATTGCTCATGAAAAAGAAGTATTAACAAATGAAGCATTAAATGAAGGTAAACCTGCTAAAATCGTTGAAAAAATGGTTGCTGGTCGCTTAAATAAATACTTAAAAGAAATTTGTTTAGTTAACCAACCATTTGTTAAAAATCCTGACTTAACTGTTGAACAATATGTTAAACAAAATGACAGTGAAGTAGTTTCTTTCTTACGTCTCGAAGTTGGAGAAGGTATTGAGAAACGACAAGATGACTTTGCTGAAGAAGTTATGTCACAAGTTAAAAAATAA
- a CDS encoding isoprenyl transferase → MGLKEQIIKGYIPKHIAIIMDGNGRWAKKRRMPRTYGHKKGSENLKDMAIACNDLGVEALSVYAFSTENWNRPKAEIDYLMKLPSEFEESFKGQFEEHDIRVIFSGRRDRFNENVLSLIRRVEEKTKDRQGMTLNICFDYGSHDELTEATKMIAKEVKQGKYDIEDINPTVIENHLYTSGLPELDLLIRTSGEERLSNFLLWQIAYSEFIFTKTYWPAFNKKKLYKAIKQFQKRTRRFGGLKEE, encoded by the coding sequence ATGGGACTAAAAGAACAAATTATAAAAGGGTATATCCCTAAACATATTGCGATTATTATGGATGGTAATGGACGTTGGGCAAAAAAACGTCGTATGCCAAGAACGTATGGACATAAAAAAGGTAGTGAAAACTTAAAAGATATGGCAATTGCATGCAACGATCTAGGTGTTGAAGCGTTGAGCGTCTATGCCTTTAGCACTGAAAATTGGAATCGACCGAAAGCTGAAATAGACTATTTAATGAAACTCCCGAGCGAGTTTGAGGAATCATTTAAAGGACAATTTGAAGAGCATGACATTCGTGTTATATTTTCAGGTCGTCGTGATCGATTCAATGAAAATGTGTTGTCACTAATTAGACGTGTAGAAGAAAAAACAAAAGATCGTCAAGGGATGACTTTAAATATTTGTTTTGATTATGGAAGCCATGATGAATTAACAGAAGCAACGAAAATGATTGCTAAAGAAGTTAAACAAGGGAAATATGATATAGAAGATATTAATCCAACTGTGATTGAAAACCATCTTTATACAAGTGGGTTACCTGAACTTGATTTATTAATCAGAACAAGTGGAGAAGAGCGATTGAGCAATTTTTTATTATGGCAAATAGCATATTCTGAGTTTATCTTTACGAAAACTTATTGGCCAGCATTTAATAAAAAGAAATTATATAAAGCAATTAAGCAATTTCAAAAACGGACACGACGTTTTGGTGGATTGAAGGAGGAATAA
- the frr gene encoding ribosome recycling factor produces MPDMILLETEEKMTNRIDMLKHELAKVRTGRANPALLEQVHVDYYGVQTPLSQVGKISVPEANQLLVKPYDKSMVKDVEKAINAANLGINPNNEGEQLRIVLPALTKERREQLKKDIHKLGEECKVSIRSARHDGRDAIKKLEKNGDISEDEMHNYFDDIQELTDKYVEKADQLVEQKEKDIMTL; encoded by the coding sequence ATGCCAGATATGATTTTATTAGAAACAGAAGAAAAAATGACGAATCGTATCGACATGTTAAAACACGAACTAGCTAAAGTTCGTACAGGCCGCGCTAATCCGGCATTATTGGAGCAAGTTCATGTCGATTATTATGGTGTGCAAACCCCATTGTCGCAAGTTGGAAAAATCTCTGTCCCAGAAGCAAATCAATTACTTGTAAAACCATATGATAAAAGTATGGTTAAAGATGTTGAGAAGGCTATTAATGCCGCAAACCTCGGTATTAATCCAAACAATGAAGGTGAACAATTACGTATTGTCTTGCCGGCATTAACAAAAGAACGTCGTGAACAACTGAAAAAAGATATTCATAAACTCGGTGAAGAATGTAAAGTCTCTATTCGTAGTGCCCGTCATGATGGACGCGATGCGATTAAGAAATTAGAGAAAAATGGTGATATCTCAGAAGATGAAATGCATAATTATTTTGATGATATCCAAGAATTAACTGATAAATACGTAGAAAAAGCAGATCAATTAGTTGAACAAAAAGAAAAAGATATTATGACTCTTTAA
- a CDS encoding phosphatidate cytidylyltransferase, translating into METRIYTGALMAIVIIPIILIGSWLLVGLFGVLTLVATYEITHLQDDANDRNRYLYATELVSSALLYTFLILYIKNGISLYYAYTMIGLILLVSVYYYVALDDSMKMFLIAALYPSIGFAALFAFRESGLVDIGYLFLITVVTDVFAYFVGINFGKHKLAPTISPKKSIEGSIGGLVFTVIFSLVYIWLTGLNQVLSIELSLPLMIVFAAIISIFAQAGDLVASKMKRDHAVKDFSQLFPGHGGVMDRFDSVLFVGVILFLLSEVIV; encoded by the coding sequence GTGGAAACCCGTATTTATACTGGCGCTTTAATGGCCATTGTCATTATTCCTATTATTCTAATTGGAAGTTGGCTTTTAGTCGGCTTATTTGGTGTGTTAACACTTGTCGCTACATATGAAATAACCCATTTACAAGACGATGCAAATGATCGCAATCGTTATTTATATGCCACTGAATTAGTATCAAGTGCGTTATTGTACACATTTTTAATCTTGTATATTAAAAATGGCATATCATTGTATTATGCTTACACAATGATTGGTCTTATATTACTCGTATCAGTCTATTATTATGTTGCACTTGATGATTCAATGAAGATGTTTTTAATTGCAGCTCTTTACCCGAGCATCGGGTTTGCGGCATTATTTGCGTTCCGAGAATCTGGGTTAGTAGATATCGGATATTTATTTTTAATTACGGTTGTCACTGATGTCTTTGCTTATTTTGTGGGAATTAATTTTGGTAAACATAAATTAGCTCCTACAATTAGTCCTAAAAAGAGTATTGAAGGGAGTATTGGTGGATTAGTTTTTACTGTTATCTTTAGCTTGGTATATATTTGGTTAACTGGGTTGAATCAGGTCTTAAGTATTGAACTATCATTGCCATTAATGATTGTATTTGCAGCGATTATAAGTATTTTTGCACAAGCGGGAGATTTAGTCGCATCGAAGATGAAACGCGATCATGCAGTGAAAGATTTTTCACAGCTTTTTCCTGGGCACGGGGGCGTAATGGACCGTTTTGACAGTGTCTTATTTGTTGGCGTAATTCTGTTCTTATTAAGTGAAGTGATTGTCTAA
- the pyrH gene encoding UMP kinase yields the protein MKKKRVIIKLSGEALSSNQRLALDPIKVKQIAKEIKNAYDLGNLEIGIIVGGGNIWRGKIAAEMGMERSHADYMGMLATIFNALALQNAIEELGVETRTMTSLNIPQVAEPYIRRKALSNLSKDRIVIFGGGTGNPFFSTDTTSALRAAELNAEVILMAKNGTDGVYDKDPRVHKDAKKFTELSHHEVLEKNLGVMDSTAAALCKDNNIEIVVFDMNKEGNIRRAASGEQIGTRIY from the coding sequence GTGAAGAAAAAACGTGTTATAATTAAGTTAAGTGGTGAGGCATTATCTAGTAATCAACGCTTAGCGTTAGACCCCATTAAAGTAAAACAGATTGCCAAAGAAATCAAGAATGCATATGATTTGGGTAATCTTGAGATTGGCATTATTGTCGGTGGTGGCAACATATGGCGAGGAAAAATTGCAGCTGAGATGGGGATGGAACGAAGCCATGCTGATTATATGGGAATGCTTGCAACAATCTTTAATGCATTAGCACTACAAAATGCTATTGAAGAACTTGGAGTGGAAACAAGAACCATGACAAGCTTAAACATTCCTCAAGTTGCTGAGCCTTATATTCGCCGAAAAGCCTTAAGTAATTTAAGTAAAGACCGCATTGTGATCTTCGGTGGAGGAACTGGGAACCCGTTTTTCTCAACTGATACGACCAGTGCCTTACGTGCTGCAGAACTAAACGCAGAAGTTATCTTAATGGCGAAAAATGGCACCGATGGTGTATATGATAAAGACCCTCGAGTGCATAAAGACGCGAAAAAGTTTACTGAGTTATCACATCACGAGGTATTAGAAAAAAATCTTGGCGTTATGGATTCAACTGCTGCAGCCCTATGTAAAGATAATAATATTGAAATTGTCGTCTTCGATATGAATAAAGAAGGTAATATTAGACGTGCTGCTAGTGGTGAACAAATAGGAACAAGGATATATTAG